A genomic window from Micromonospora ferruginea includes:
- a CDS encoding sensor histidine kinase — translation MRTGAAAGHKGYFHEALLYYDDDELLAVVLPFLLGGIEAGERAAVSFGDHNAELLRRALPTGADVTFLPGGDVYARPAAAIRAYRECLGSFMVGGTTQIRMAGELPPLLLGATWDAWARYESAINHVYDDFPLWGICAYDRRIAPPHVLADVTRTHPRLTRPGDVHEPTGVYAEPDSYLADCRPALPDPLQHTAPVVELVDPTPARAREAVRAADSGLLPPDDVDDLVMAVSEVVCNALRHGTPPVRLRLWRAPDRMVVTVHDRGPGPKDPYAGLLPAGDGTEGGLGLWISHQSCDHVTHHRDADGFTIRLTAGNAHFPV, via the coding sequence ATGAGGACCGGTGCGGCCGCCGGCCACAAGGGCTACTTCCACGAGGCGCTGCTCTACTACGACGACGACGAACTGCTGGCCGTGGTGCTGCCGTTCCTGCTCGGCGGGATCGAGGCCGGTGAGCGCGCGGCGGTGAGTTTCGGTGACCACAACGCCGAACTCCTCCGCCGGGCGCTGCCCACCGGCGCCGACGTCACCTTCCTGCCCGGCGGCGACGTCTACGCCCGGCCCGCGGCGGCGATCCGCGCCTACCGGGAGTGCCTCGGGTCGTTCATGGTGGGCGGCACGACGCAGATCCGGATGGCCGGGGAGCTGCCGCCGCTGCTGCTCGGCGCGACCTGGGACGCCTGGGCCCGCTACGAGTCGGCGATCAACCACGTCTACGACGACTTCCCGCTCTGGGGCATCTGCGCCTACGACCGCCGGATCGCACCGCCACACGTGCTGGCCGACGTGACCCGGACCCACCCCCGCCTCACCCGGCCGGGCGACGTCCACGAGCCGACCGGGGTCTACGCCGAGCCGGACAGCTATCTGGCCGACTGCCGGCCGGCCCTGCCGGACCCGCTGCAGCACACCGCGCCGGTGGTCGAGCTGGTGGACCCGACACCGGCCCGGGCCCGGGAGGCGGTCCGCGCCGCCGACTCCGGCCTGCTCCCGCCGGACGACGTCGACGACCTGGTGATGGCCGTCAGCGAGGTGGTGTGCAACGCGCTGCGGCACGGGACGCCGCCGGTGCGCCTGCGACTGTGGCGCGCGCCGGACCGGATGGTGGTGACCGTGCACGACCGCGGTCCCGGCCCCAAGGACCCGTACGCCGGGCTGCTGCCGGCGGGCGACGGGACCGAGGGCGGCCTGGGGCTGTGGATCAGCCACCAGAGTTGCGACCACGTGACCCACCACCGGGACGCCGACGGTTTCACCATCCGACTGACGGCGGGGAATGCGCACTTCCCGGTCTGA
- a CDS encoding MEDS domain-containing protein, with the protein MTGGNGTDRGHAHVCLVYDDPAVLHARAVAEVGAGLAAGEQVWLVGSEEPDAVARRLASVPGFVAARRAGAVRLFRVDEAYRRDEVVDPETQVRAYVRATDEALAAGHTGLRVLAEATDLVRTRAQRDAFARYEHRVDHWIRHRPMSAVCAYDRRALGDAAIAELACLHPRTNADVLFRLHAGDDDAVLALTGEVDPTDEHLFATALERADPRPVAGRLVLDATDLRFVDHRALLRLGEHARRHDAVAVLRTRRPATARLVELLDLAEVRAEVVR; encoded by the coding sequence GTGACCGGCGGGAACGGGACGGACCGGGGCCACGCCCACGTCTGCCTGGTCTACGACGACCCGGCCGTGCTGCACGCCCGGGCGGTCGCGGAGGTCGGCGCCGGCCTCGCCGCGGGCGAGCAGGTCTGGCTGGTCGGCTCGGAGGAGCCGGACGCGGTGGCCCGCCGGCTGGCGTCGGTGCCCGGCTTCGTCGCCGCGCGGCGGGCCGGCGCGGTGCGGCTGTTCCGGGTCGACGAGGCCTACCGGCGGGACGAGGTCGTCGACCCGGAGACGCAGGTCCGGGCGTACGTGCGGGCCACCGACGAGGCGCTGGCCGCCGGCCACACCGGGCTGCGGGTGCTGGCCGAGGCGACCGACCTGGTCCGCACCCGGGCCCAGCGCGACGCGTTCGCCCGCTACGAGCACCGCGTCGACCACTGGATCCGGCACCGGCCGATGTCGGCGGTCTGCGCCTACGACCGTCGGGCGCTCGGCGACGCGGCGATCGCCGAGCTGGCCTGCCTGCACCCGCGGACCAACGCCGACGTGCTGTTCCGGCTGCACGCCGGTGACGACGACGCGGTGCTGGCGCTCACCGGCGAGGTGGACCCGACCGACGAGCACCTGTTCGCCACCGCGCTGGAGCGGGCCGACCCGCGGCCGGTGGCCGGGCGGCTCGTCCTCGACGCGACCGACCTGCGCTTCGTCGACCACCGCGCCCTGCTGCGTCTCGGCGAGCACGCCCGCCGCCACGACGCGGTCGCGGTGCTGCGCACCCGCCGCCCGGCCACCGCCCGGCTGGTCGAGCTGCTGGACCTGGCCGAGGTGCGCGCGGAGGTGGTCCGATGA
- the pip gene encoding prolyl aminopeptidase, producing MTDVPLHPPVEPYATHRIPVGDGHVLHVEEVGRPDGVPLVFLHGGPGGGLVPAARRFFDPGRFRAVLFDQRGAGRSTPFGEVRANTTGHLVADLETIRRRLGVESWLVFGGSWGVTLGLAYAQAHPDRVTGLVLRGVLLLRRAERDWFYQGGLRHLQPEEWDRFVAPIPPAERDDVLAAYHRRLHGPDDDEARACARAWGRWEAVNSSLRPDPETLDHFTDDGRALPIARILSHYAVHGGFLTEGQLLDGVDRIRHLPAVIVNGRYDLCCPPASAYDLARRWPEAELRIVPDAGHSATEPGIARELLRAVDRVADRIG from the coding sequence ATGACCGACGTCCCCCTCCACCCGCCCGTCGAGCCGTACGCCACCCACCGGATCCCGGTCGGTGACGGCCACGTCCTGCACGTGGAGGAGGTGGGGCGGCCGGACGGCGTACCCCTGGTCTTCCTGCACGGCGGGCCGGGCGGCGGCCTGGTGCCGGCGGCGCGGCGGTTCTTCGACCCCGGCCGATTCCGCGCGGTGCTGTTCGACCAGCGCGGCGCCGGCCGCAGCACCCCGTTCGGCGAGGTGCGCGCCAACACCACCGGGCACCTGGTCGCCGACCTGGAGACGATCCGACGGCGCCTGGGCGTCGAGTCGTGGCTGGTGTTCGGCGGGTCGTGGGGCGTCACCCTCGGCCTGGCGTACGCCCAGGCCCACCCGGACCGGGTCACCGGGCTGGTGCTGCGCGGCGTGCTGCTGCTGCGCCGCGCCGAGCGGGACTGGTTCTACCAGGGCGGCCTGCGCCACCTGCAACCCGAGGAGTGGGACCGGTTCGTCGCCCCGATCCCGCCGGCCGAGCGTGACGACGTGCTGGCCGCCTACCACCGCCGGCTGCACGGCCCGGACGACGACGAGGCCCGGGCCTGCGCGCGGGCCTGGGGCCGGTGGGAGGCGGTGAACTCGTCGCTGCGCCCCGACCCCGAAACGCTCGACCACTTCACCGACGACGGGCGGGCGCTGCCGATCGCCCGGATCCTGTCGCACTACGCGGTGCACGGCGGCTTCCTCACCGAGGGCCAGTTGCTCGACGGGGTGGACCGGATCCGCCACCTGCCCGCCGTGATCGTCAACGGCCGCTACGACCTGTGCTGCCCGCCGGCGTCCGCGTACGACCTGGCCCGCCGGTGGCCGGAGGCGGAGCTGCGGATCGTGCCGGACGCCGGCCACTCGGCGACCGAGCCGGGCATCGCCCGGGAGCTGCTGCGCGCCGTCGACCGGGTCGCCGACCGGATCGGCTGA
- a CDS encoding mycothiol transferase — MDVNDLLTEAYGRLPDLVAGALDGLDPEQLRQAPADGANPVGWLVWHLTRIQDHHVADLLGAEQLWVTGDWAQRCGLRPDPDDTGYGHGPEQIAAVRPSDGGVLLDYHRAVVERSLAYLRGLGPADLDRVVDDSWDPPVTLGVRLVSVLDDDLQHAGQAAYVRGLIRRD; from the coding sequence GTGGACGTGAACGATCTGCTGACCGAGGCGTACGGGCGGTTGCCGGACCTCGTCGCCGGGGCGCTCGACGGGCTCGACCCGGAGCAGTTGCGCCAGGCGCCGGCCGACGGGGCGAACCCGGTGGGCTGGCTGGTCTGGCACCTGACCCGGATCCAGGACCACCACGTCGCCGACCTGCTCGGCGCCGAGCAGCTCTGGGTCACCGGCGACTGGGCGCAGCGGTGCGGCCTGCGCCCCGACCCGGACGACACCGGCTACGGCCACGGCCCCGAGCAGATCGCCGCCGTGCGACCGTCCGACGGCGGCGTGCTGCTCGACTACCACCGGGCGGTGGTCGAGCGGAGCCTGGCGTACCTGCGCGGACTCGGTCCGGCCGACCTGGACCGGGTCGTCGACGACAGTTGGGACCCGCCGGTCACCCTCGGCGTACGGCTGGTCAGCGTGCTCGACGACGACCTGCAGCACGCCGGGCAGGCCGCGTACGTGCGGGGGCTCATCCGGCGGGACTGA